AGAATTCTTGCTGCTACTCCCATAGGATAAACTGGTGAATTCTCATTAACCTGCATATTATTTCCTTACTTGCTCATATTAATAATAACACACAAATTTAAATTTATACTAGACTTGACAATTATAATTGTCAAGTTGTATGATTAAAGTAAATCTATCTGTGTTTTTTAGGAGTCTAATATGAAAATAGCAATTACCGCAAATGGTAAAGATTTAAATAGTAATGTAGATTTAAGATTTGGCAGAGCATTTGGCTTTATTATATACGATATGGATAACAGCACATTTGTTTTCATTGATAATGAACAAAATCTGGAATCTGCACAAGGTGCAGGAATACAGGCAGCACAGAACATTGTTAATCAAAATGTAGAAGCATTAATAACAGGACATTGTGGTCCTAAAGCATTTAAAATCCTATCAGTTGCAGGAATAAAAGTTTATACAGGTGCTGAAGGCTCTGTTAAAGAAGCCATTGAAAAATTTAAAAATAATGAATTACAAGAATCCCTCTCCCCTGATGTTGAGGGACATTGGTAAATTTATAAATCAAGAAAGGAGCAATTATGCCAAGAAGAGACGGTACAGGACCTTTAGGGTCAGGACCGATGACAGGTAGAGGATTAGGTAATTGTATTTCTTTTGGATTCCCTATTTTAGCTGGAGCTGTTGCAGGCTTTTGCTTTGGCAAAAGAAGAGGATGGAGAAATATGTTTAAATCTACCGGATTAACCGGCTGGCAAAGGGCTCATTTAGAGCAAGAAAAAGACACACCCGAACAGGATAAATAGATATTTATGAGAATAGCAGTAGCAAGTGGTAAAGGTGGTACAGGAAAGAGTACTGTATCAATAAATCTAGCCTGGATTCTCTCGAAACAGTATAAAAATGTATATTTACTTGATTGTGATGTAGAAGAACCTAATTGCCATATATTCTTGAAACCTGAATTACAGGAAGTGAAAAAAGTATTTTTGCCTGTCCCAGAAATAAATTCTGATTTATGTATAGGTTGTGGTAAATGTAGCAATCTTTGTGAATTTAATGCTTTAGCCTGTATAAAAGATAAAATAATTGTGTTTCCTGAACTCTGTCATGGCTGTGGGGGATGTATGCTTGTTTGTCCTGTTAAAGCAATTCACGAAACCGGTAGAGAAGTTGGGGTTATTGAAGAAGGTAAGATTGATAACCTAAACTTTATTCATGGCAAATTAAGAATTGGTGAGGCAATGTCACCTCCTTTAATTAAAGAAGTAAAGAGGTGTTTAAATAATTCTCAAATACAGATTTTAGATTGCCCCCCAGGGACTTCCTGTCCGGTTATAAGTGCGATTAGTGACACTGATTTTGTGATTCTTGTAACTGAGCCAACGCCTTTTGGATTGTATGATCTTAAATTGGCTGTAGATATGGTAAAGAAGATGGGTTTACCATTTGGAATTGTCATCAATAAATCTGGTAGTAACGATTATTTAATTGAAGAATATGCAAATATTGAACAGATTGAAATAATGGCAAAGATTCCTGATGATAGACTAATAGCAGAAGCCTATTCAAGAGG
Above is a window of Candidatus Melainabacteria bacterium RIFOXYA2_FULL_32_9 DNA encoding:
- a CDS encoding dinitrogenase iron-molybdenum cofactor biosynthesis protein; translation: MKIAITANGKDLNSNVDLRFGRAFGFIIYDMDNSTFVFIDNEQNLESAQGAGIQAAQNIVNQNVEALITGHCGPKAFKILSVAGIKVYTGAEGSVKEAIEKFKNNELQESLSPDVEGHW
- a CDS encoding (4Fe-4S)-binding protein, which gives rise to MRIAVASGKGGTGKSTVSINLAWILSKQYKNVYLLDCDVEEPNCHIFLKPELQEVKKVFLPVPEINSDLCIGCGKCSNLCEFNALACIKDKIIVFPELCHGCGGCMLVCPVKAIHETGREVGVIEEGKIDNLNFIHGKLRIGEAMSPPLIKEVKRCLNNSQIQILDCPPGTSCPVISAISDTDFVILVTEPTPFGLYDLKLAVDMVKKMGLPFGIVINKSGSNDYLIEEYANIEQIEIMAKIPDDRLIAEAYSRGEIIIETLPEYKELFFPLLTLFKKEVSR